Proteins encoded in a region of the Candidatus Cloacimonadaceae bacterium genome:
- a CDS encoding NADH-quinone oxidoreductase subunit C has protein sequence MNIEQYITDIQQRFPEIISTEVINTKRLMVYIPKSILPKITDHWFNKLQYRYIVVSAMDSKDGYELIYHYSDDETGWVMSLNVMLAHDNPEVESMTPIVYGIEWIEREIMDILGIKFLNHPKPERFLLAESWPDGDYPYRRKIRKGDR, from the coding sequence ATGAACATTGAGCAATACATCACTGACATACAGCAGCGGTTTCCGGAGATAATAAGCACCGAAGTTATCAATACCAAGCGTTTGATGGTTTATATACCAAAGAGTATTTTGCCAAAAATTACCGATCATTGGTTTAACAAATTGCAATATCGCTATATTGTCGTCTCGGCAATGGATTCAAAAGATGGGTATGAGCTAATTTATCACTATTCAGATGATGAAACGGGGTGGGTTATGAGCTTGAACGTGATGCTGGCGCATGACAACCCGGAAGTTGAATCAATGACCCCGATAGTATATGGTATTGAATGGATTGAGAGAGAAATAATGGATATTTTGGGGATAAAATTCCTTAACCATCCCAAACCGGAGCGTTTCCTGCTGGCTGAGTCCTGGCCTGACGGGGATTATCCTTATCGAAGAAAAATTAGGAAGGGGGATAGATAA